In Nitrosococcus oceani ATCC 19707, the following proteins share a genomic window:
- a CDS encoding RluA family pseudouridine synthase, whose amino-acid sequence MNTAKKPPAAQVRILKIHLEQAGQRIDNFLFSQLKGVPKSRIYRCLRKGEVRVNKSRIASSYRLQQGDQVRVPPLRVSHSPLKRPIAHSLLLLIKNSLLYEDKELLMLNKPARIPVHGGSGVSYGIIEALRILRPEAAFLELVHRLDRETSGCLMVAKTRSALLTLQAMQQKQLIHKRYLALVKGRWRKNVQRVDLPLLKNILRSEERIVKVNSAGKPAISHFYPKLFYGGEATLMEVTLETGRTHQIRVHAAHLGHPLGGDEKYGDSSFNKQLRCMGLHRLFLHASQLTFTLPEGKKTIKAAAPLPKELNAVLQTYAAKLRAK is encoded by the coding sequence ATGAATACTGCGAAAAAACCACCAGCGGCCCAAGTCCGCATCCTGAAAATACATCTAGAGCAGGCAGGCCAACGGATCGACAATTTTTTGTTTTCCCAGCTCAAAGGAGTTCCCAAGAGTAGGATTTACCGTTGCCTCCGCAAGGGAGAGGTCCGAGTTAATAAATCCCGCATCGCTAGTAGCTACCGCCTACAACAAGGAGACCAGGTCAGGGTTCCGCCACTGCGCGTATCTCATTCCCCCCTTAAGAGACCGATAGCTCACTCCCTCTTGCTCCTAATTAAGAACAGCTTATTGTATGAGGATAAGGAGCTACTCATGCTCAACAAACCGGCCAGAATCCCGGTCCACGGGGGGAGTGGGGTAAGTTATGGAATTATTGAGGCGCTGCGGATTTTGCGCCCAGAGGCCGCCTTTTTGGAGCTAGTACACCGTTTAGACCGAGAAACTTCCGGTTGCCTTATGGTAGCCAAAACCAGAAGCGCCTTACTGACGCTCCAAGCAATGCAGCAAAAACAACTTATCCACAAACGCTATCTTGCCCTCGTCAAAGGGCGTTGGCGAAAAAATGTCCAGCGGGTAGACTTGCCCCTACTAAAAAATATATTACGTTCTGAAGAACGGATAGTTAAGGTGAATTCAGCTGGCAAGCCCGCTATTAGTCACTTCTACCCCAAACTTTTTTATGGAGGTGAAGCAACCCTTATGGAGGTTACCTTAGAAACCGGTCGCACACATCAGATACGGGTACACGCCGCTCACCTTGGACACCCTCTCGGTGGCGATGAAAAATATGGTGATTCCAGCTTCAATAAGCAATTACGATGTATGGGATTACATCGACTATTTCTCCATGCTAGCCAGCTCACCTTTACTCTGCCGGAAGGGAAAAAGACAATAAAAGCCGCCGCCCCTCTGCCCAAGGAATTAAATGCTGTGCTGCAAACATACGCTGCCAAGCTCAGAGCTAAATAA